From the Candidatus Methylomirabilota bacterium genome, the window CCGACGCCGGGCTCGGGCCCGAAGACATCGACTACATCAACGCTCACGGCACCTCGACGCCCCACAACGACGTCAACGAGACCCGCGCGATCAAGCAAGTCTTCGGCACTCATGCCCGCCGGGTGGCGATCAGCTCCACCAAGTCCATGACCGGACACCTGATCGGCGCCGCGGGAGCGATCGAGGCGATCGCCACCACGCTCGCCCTCGAGCGGAACCTGATCCCGCCGACGATCAATTACCGGACACCGGACCCGGAGTGCGATCTCGACTACGTGCCGAACGAGGCCCGGGCCTCCGTGGTGCGGGCCGCCCTCTCCAACTCGTTTGCGTTCGGCGGGATCAACGCGGTCCTCGTCTTCCGGAAGGCCGACTTCGACTGATCCCGCCATGGACATCCCCGACCTCGAGCCCCGCATCAAGCACATCCTCACCAACCGACTCGGCATCGCGCCCGAAGATCTCCGGCGCGACGCGAACCTGGTCGACGACCTGGGGGTGGACTCGCTGGACGCCGTCGAGCTGGTGATCGCCATCGAGCGGGAGTTCAGGGTCACGACGAGTGACGACCAGGTCTCTCAGCTCAAGACGGTGGCCGACATGATCGCGCTCGTCCAACGGCTGGCCGTGGAACAGGAAAGCCGCACTCCGAGCCGAAGCGGGGGGCCCGCCCGCGGGACCGACAAGACGCGGGAGACGCGGAGGCCGGCGTGACTCGCCGGGTCGGGATCACCGGGCTGGGGGCGGTGACGCCGGCGGGGGTCGGCCTGAAGGCGTTCTGGCAGGCCCTTCGGGACGGCGTATCGGGAATCGACACGGCCACGCTCTTCGACCCGAGCCCTTATCCGTGTCGCGTGGCGGCCGAGGTGAAGGACTTCCAGCCTCGCGACTTCATGAGCCCCAAGGCGGCTGTCACCATGGGCCGCTTCGCCCGGTTCGGGGTCGCCGCGGCCCGGATGGCTTACGAGGATGCGGGCCTGGCGGCCGTCCCGGCGGCGCGACGCTTCGCGGTGTGCTTCGGCAGCTCGACCACCGCCGTCGTGGAGCTCCAGCAGAGCTACGAGGAGTTTCTCGAGGACGGCACGCGGAGGCTGTCCCCCTCGATCATGCTGGAGAGCGCCGGCCACGCCGTGACGGCGCATGTCTCGATCGAGCTCGGGCTCCAGGGGCAGACCATGAGCCTGACCTCCGCCTGCTCCACCGGGATCGACGCCGTCCAGTGGGCCTACCAGCAGGTCCGGCACGGCCACGTCCCCGGCGTCGTGGCCGGGGCGACCGACGCGCCGCTGTCCGCCTACACCCAGGCCGCCTTCTGCGCACTCGGAGTGCTGTCGCGGTGGCCCGGCGCGCCCGCCGAGGCGCTCCGGCCATTCGACGCCATGAGCAGCGGCTTGGTCCTCGGCGAGGGGGCCGGCGCCTTCGTTCTCGAGGACCTCGAGCAGGCCGAGGCGCGCGGCGCCCGGGTCTACGCCGAGGTGCTGGGGTTCGGGGCCGCCAGCGAGAGCGTGAACCTCCGGCAGGTGGACCCGGCCGGCGCCGCCCTCCGGGCGGCGATCGAGCGAGCGCTCCGGATGGCGCGGATCGATCCGTCCGAGATCGACTACATCTGCGCCCACGGCAACGGGCTTCCGGACTACGACCGCGCGGAGACGGCCGCCTACCGGGAGGCCTTCGGCCGGCAGGCGTACAACATCCCGATCAGCTCGATCAAGCCGCTGACGGGACAGTCCCTGTCGGCCCCGAGCGCCCTTCAGGTGGTCGCCGCCGGCTTCGCCCTCGAGGAGCAGTTCGCCCCGGCCACCCTGAACCACGACGTTCCCGACCCGGCCTGCGACCTCGACTACGTCCCCCGCCGGGGGCGCCCGGCGCGCGTCAACCACCTGCTCGTCGCCGCCCACGCGATGGGCGGCTCGCACTCCGTGCTCGTCCTCGGACGCGCCGGGGGCCGGTAGATCGCCGATGCCGCTGCTCGGCGTCTTCCTGGTCGTCCTCGTCGAGGTCGGGCTGGCGGTCCTGGTGCTGGCCCGCAATCCGCAGCGGCTGGTGAACCGCTGGTTCGCCGCCTTCGCCGGCGCCGTCGCGCTCTGGGGCGCGCTCAACGGGGTCTTCCGGGTCCTGGCCGAACCTCAGGTCAACCTCGTCATCGCGCGGGGCGTCTTCGCGGCGGCGACGCTGATCCCGGCCACCTTCTTCCGCTTCGTGGCGGCGTTCCCGGGGCTCGCCGCCTCCCGGCTGCCCCTGGCCCAGATCGCGGTGCTGGCCGGCCTGTTCATCTCGGGCCTCGCCTTCTCGCCGTGGATCGTCTCCGACGTCCGCGTGCACGGCGGTGTCGCCCACCCGGTCTACGGGCCGCTCCATCCGGTGTTCGTCCTCTACTTCCTGACCTGCTCGACGTGGGCGCTCGTCTACCTCGCCTGGAAGGCGGCCCGGGCCCGCGGCTTCGTCCGGGCCCAGCTGCAATACCTCCTGCTGGGCAGCGCGCTGGCCCTGGTGGGAGGGGCCGGCACGAACCTGATCCTCCCGGTTCTGTTCCGCGACCACAGCTTCAACCTGTTCGGCCCGTACTTCACGCTCATCTGGCTCGGCTTCACCGCCCACTCGATCATCCGACACCGGCTGATGGACCTCCGCGTGGTGGTCAGCCGCGGCGCCGCGTACACGGTCGGCTGGGCGCTCGTCTCGGGCCTCCTGGTGGTCGGGGCCGTGGTCCTGGACGTGGTGACCCCCTTGAGCCCGACCCTGTCCCCGGTGGGGGCGGTCCTGCTCGGGCTCATCGCCGCGCTCGCCTTCATCGCCCTGGTACCCGCCATGAAGCGGCTGGCCGATCGGTACCTCTATCGGCCGGCCTATGACGCCCGTCAGCTCGTCCGCGACGGGAGCCGGGCCATGGCCACCGTGACGGATCCGGAGAGTGTGGCGTGGGCGATGGCGGAGCTCATCGCCCAGGCGCTGCGGCTCGAGGGTCTCACGATCGTCTTCTGGCACCGCGACCGCGGCGAGTTCGTCCCCGTGCTCCAGCAGCACGTCGACCCGATCGTCCCCCGGCCCGGCGAGGCTCTCACCCAAGCCGCCCCGCTCGTGCGAGAGCTCCGCTCGGGCCCCGGCGCGCTCTTGGCCGAAGACCTCGCCCGCCGGACGCCGACGCCCGAGGTCGCCGCCGTCGCCGACGATCTGACCGCCTGGCACGCCGAGACGGCGGTGCCCGTCCAGAGCGACGGGGAGCTCATCGCCATCGTCCTGGCCGGGCCGAAGCTCTCCGGTGACCCGTTCTTCGGCGAAGACCTCGATCTGCTCGAGACGCTCGCGAGTCAGCTCGCCATCGGGCTCAAGAACGCCCAGCTCTACCACGAGGTCGTCTCGATCAAGGAGTACAACGAGCGTATCCTGGCCCACATGGATTCCGGCGTGATCGCGGTCCGGGAGGACGGGGTCGTGACCACGTTCAACCCGGCCGCTCAGCGGATCACCGGCCTGCCGGCCGCCGAGGTGATCGGCCGGGCGGTGGAGGCGCTCGACCCGGTGCTCCAGGACATTCTCAAGGACAGTCTCGCGGGCCTTCAGGACGCCGAGACCGAGATCACGGTGGCGCATCCCGACGGGCGCCCCCTGCCGCTCCTGACCCACACCTCGGCCCTCCACGACCGGAACGGCCACATCCGCGGCGCGATCGCCGTCTTCAACGATCACTCGCGGCTCAAGGCGCTGGAGGAGGACAAGCGCCGCGCCGACCGGCTGGCCGCCATCGGGGCTCTGGCCACCGGCGTCGCCCACGAGATCCGGAACCCGCTGGTGGCCATCAAGACCTTCGCCGAGCTCCTCCCCGAGCGCGTCGACGACCAGGAGTTCCGGTCCACCTTCGCCAAGGTCGCCGCCAAGGAGGTCCATCGGATCGAGGCGCTCCTCGGCCGGCTGCGGGCCCTGGCGGTGCCGGCGGTGGCCCGGCTCCATCCTCTCGACGTGGCCGTCCCCATCGTCGAAACGCTCGACCTCCTTCGCGGCGAAGCCGACCGCCGCCATGTCCGGGTCGTCACCGACGTGGAGACCGATCTGCCGGCCGTCCTCGGCGAGCCGGATCAGCTCAAGCAGCTCTTCCTGAACCTCTTCCTGAACGGCTTCGAGGCGATGGCGACCGGCGGGACGCTGAGCGTCACGGTGCGGGCCGACCGGGAGCGTCAGGGCCGGGGCATCGTCACGGTGCGCGTCACCGACACCGGCTCCGGGATCCCGCGTGAGGACCTGCCGCGCGTCTTCGAGCCGTTCTTCACGACCAAGACCCACGGCACCGGCCTGGGGCTGGCGATCTGCCGCGGGATTGCCGACGCCCACCGCGCCGCCCTGTGGGCCGAGGCCGGGCTGGGCGGCGTCGGGACGGCCTTCGTGCTCCAGCTCCCGGCGCCGGCCGTGGCGCCCGTCGCCGAGGTGCTCCGATGAGGACGGCGGTCCTCGTGACCCGCGATGGACGGCTGGCCGAGCGGCTCCGGCGGCTCCTCGATGCCCGGCTCGAGCTGGTGCTCGCCGACTCCCTCGGCCAGGCGCTGGAGCGAGGCGCCGCCTTCCCCGTCGACCTCGTGCTGGTGGATTTCGATTCCGGCCTGGTCGACCCGGACATCCTGGCGAACATTCGCGCCCGGCGGGCCGAATCGCTCGTGGTCGCGCTGCTCAGCCCGGGGACTCCCGGCGAGCCGGCCGCCCCGGGGGCCGAGGGCTGCGATCTGGTCGTCCCGACCGACGTCCCGGACGCCATCCTGAGAACGGCCGTCGAGCAGGCCGTCCACTTCCAGCGGCTGGCCCAGGAGGTCGGCTCGCTGCGCCGGGAGCGGACGCGGCTGGAGCCGAGCCCCGCGCCCGTCCCGGTCAACGGCGGGGCGGCCGGGAGCCTGGGGACGGTGCTGAAGGAGATGGGGAAGCTCCTGGCCGCTCATTTCGACCTCGAGCGGATCATCGACTTCTTCCTGGACGCGATCACCGAGCTCGTTCGGCCGGGACGCGCGGCGCTGCTGCTCGAGGATCACGACCACCGCTACCGGGTTCGCGGCCGGCGCGGGCTGGACGCGGCAGTCGCCGATCACCTCCGACTCGACCCCGCCGAAGGGCTGCCGGCGTGGTTCCGGCGGCACGCCCGACCGGCCGTGCGCGTCGAGCTCGAGCGGCAGCCGGAGTGGCTCGAGGCGACGCGCGAGCTGGCCGCCCTGGGGGGCGAGGTGGCGGTGCCGCTCTGGGTGCAGGCCAAGCTGGTAGGGGTCCTGGCCCTCGGCCCCCGGGTGACCGGGCAACCCTACGTCGGCGAGGATCTCGAGCGCCTGTTCACCCTGGCCAGCCAGGTGGCGGTGGCCGTCGAAGACATCTCCCTCTTCAACACCGTTCGCGCCCAGCACAGCTTCATCGAGCAGGTGCTCGCCCACCTCCAGAGCGGCGCGATCACGCTGGACGCGGGCGGCCGGGTGACGCTGTTCAACCGCCGCGCCGAGGAGATCCTGAGCCTTCCCCGGGCCGACGTGCTGGGGCGGGATCTGCGAGCGCTGCCGTCGCCGCTCGGCGATATCCTGTTCGACACGTTCCGGGGCGGCCCCGAGCTGCGGCTTCAGGAGGTCACGCTGCCGCGCCGCCCCACCGGGCTGGAGGTCAGCACGTCGAGGATCCTCGGGCCCACCGGCGTCCCGGCCGGCGCCGTCATGATCTTCGACGATCCCGCGCCGCGGCACCTCCTCCAGCGCGAGCGGCAGGCCACGCAGACGCTGGACCTCCTGAATCGGGTTCTGCTGCGCCTGACCGACGAGATCAAGAACCCGCTGGTGTCGATCTACACGTTCCTCGAGCTGCTGCCCGAGCGGTACGACGATCCGGAGTTCCGGGAACGCTTCTTCTCGGTCGTGGGCCGCGACACCAAGCACCTGATCTCGCTGGTGGACAAGCTCATCATCCTGGCCGGCGAGCGCGAGTACAAGCTCGATTTCTGTGATGTGCGGGAGCTCCTCGACGGCGCGCTCGCTGATTTCGCGCTCCGGCTCGAGCGACCGAGGACATCCCAGGAGGCGAGCCTCTTCCTGCTCGAGGTTCCGGACCGCACCGACCGGTTGACGGCGGTCCTCTCGGCGCCTCCGGCCGAGCTCCTGGTCAAGGCCGATCGAGATCAGCTCGGGAAGGCCTTCGGCTATCTCGTCCGCTTCTTGCTCCATCGGATCGAGCCCGACGGGCGCGTCGCCATCAACGTGCTACCCGACCCGGACGATGCCCGCACGGTCCGCCTGTCGATCCTGGGTAAGCCGGCGGAGCTGACCTCGGCCGACCGGGAGCGTCTCTTCAGCCCGCTGGCCATCGCCTCCGAGCGGCTCCTCGACGTCGGCCCCTCCGTCAGCCAGAAGATCATCGAGGCCCACGGCGGAAGCCTGACGGTGAGCGGCGCCGAG encodes:
- a CDS encoding acyl carrier protein, translating into MDIPDLEPRIKHILTNRLGIAPEDLRRDANLVDDLGVDSLDAVELVIAIEREFRVTTSDDQVSQLKTVADMIALVQRLAVEQESRTPSRSGGPARGTDKTRETRRPA
- a CDS encoding beta-ketoacyl-[acyl-carrier-protein] synthase family protein gives rise to the protein MTRRVGITGLGAVTPAGVGLKAFWQALRDGVSGIDTATLFDPSPYPCRVAAEVKDFQPRDFMSPKAAVTMGRFARFGVAAARMAYEDAGLAAVPAARRFAVCFGSSTTAVVELQQSYEEFLEDGTRRLSPSIMLESAGHAVTAHVSIELGLQGQTMSLTSACSTGIDAVQWAYQQVRHGHVPGVVAGATDAPLSAYTQAAFCALGVLSRWPGAPAEALRPFDAMSSGLVLGEGAGAFVLEDLEQAEARGARVYAEVLGFGAASESVNLRQVDPAGAALRAAIERALRMARIDPSEIDYICAHGNGLPDYDRAETAAYREAFGRQAYNIPISSIKPLTGQSLSAPSALQVVAAGFALEEQFAPATLNHDVPDPACDLDYVPRRGRPARVNHLLVAAHAMGGSHSVLVLGRAGGR
- a CDS encoding ATP-binding protein codes for the protein MPLLGVFLVVLVEVGLAVLVLARNPQRLVNRWFAAFAGAVALWGALNGVFRVLAEPQVNLVIARGVFAAATLIPATFFRFVAAFPGLAASRLPLAQIAVLAGLFISGLAFSPWIVSDVRVHGGVAHPVYGPLHPVFVLYFLTCSTWALVYLAWKAARARGFVRAQLQYLLLGSALALVGGAGTNLILPVLFRDHSFNLFGPYFTLIWLGFTAHSIIRHRLMDLRVVVSRGAAYTVGWALVSGLLVVGAVVLDVVTPLSPTLSPVGAVLLGLIAALAFIALVPAMKRLADRYLYRPAYDARQLVRDGSRAMATVTDPESVAWAMAELIAQALRLEGLTIVFWHRDRGEFVPVLQQHVDPIVPRPGEALTQAAPLVRELRSGPGALLAEDLARRTPTPEVAAVADDLTAWHAETAVPVQSDGELIAIVLAGPKLSGDPFFGEDLDLLETLASQLAIGLKNAQLYHEVVSIKEYNERILAHMDSGVIAVREDGVVTTFNPAAQRITGLPAAEVIGRAVEALDPVLQDILKDSLAGLQDAETEITVAHPDGRPLPLLTHTSALHDRNGHIRGAIAVFNDHSRLKALEEDKRRADRLAAIGALATGVAHEIRNPLVAIKTFAELLPERVDDQEFRSTFAKVAAKEVHRIEALLGRLRALAVPAVARLHPLDVAVPIVETLDLLRGEADRRHVRVVTDVETDLPAVLGEPDQLKQLFLNLFLNGFEAMATGGTLSVTVRADRERQGRGIVTVRVTDTGSGIPREDLPRVFEPFFTTKTHGTGLGLAICRGIADAHRAALWAEAGLGGVGTAFVLQLPAPAVAPVAEVLR
- a CDS encoding GAF domain-containing protein; this translates as MRTAVLVTRDGRLAERLRRLLDARLELVLADSLGQALERGAAFPVDLVLVDFDSGLVDPDILANIRARRAESLVVALLSPGTPGEPAAPGAEGCDLVVPTDVPDAILRTAVEQAVHFQRLAQEVGSLRRERTRLEPSPAPVPVNGGAAGSLGTVLKEMGKLLAAHFDLERIIDFFLDAITELVRPGRAALLLEDHDHRYRVRGRRGLDAAVADHLRLDPAEGLPAWFRRHARPAVRVELERQPEWLEATRELAALGGEVAVPLWVQAKLVGVLALGPRVTGQPYVGEDLERLFTLASQVAVAVEDISLFNTVRAQHSFIEQVLAHLQSGAITLDAGGRVTLFNRRAEEILSLPRADVLGRDLRALPSPLGDILFDTFRGGPELRLQEVTLPRRPTGLEVSTSRILGPTGVPAGAVMIFDDPAPRHLLQRERQATQTLDLLNRVLLRLTDEIKNPLVSIYTFLELLPERYDDPEFRERFFSVVGRDTKHLISLVDKLIILAGEREYKLDFCDVRELLDGALADFALRLERPRTSQEASLFLLEVPDRTDRLTAVLSAPPAELLVKADRDQLGKAFGYLVRFLLHRIEPDGRVAINVLPDPDDARTVRLSILGKPAELTSADRERLFSPLAIASERLLDVGPSVSQKIIEAHGGSLTVSGAEQEIRFIVMLPRATP